One part of the Sulfolobus tengchongensis genome encodes these proteins:
- a CDS encoding DUF1641 domain-containing protein: protein MSTTTIDPLEELLKPENLNKLSKIVDALPAIEKVTNKIVEMDKKGQVDFVLSLFDQTISILDAVQKADLINTIISFGMDQLPKIQALWPIIEKLTSERSIELLTQIDIDSSLVALEKLTPVIKKLTSEKALKILDQIDYDSLINSTSRLVPILSKFADEKTVKIIESLDIDTLLNVASKMTPTLNKLATIMDEMYNKGQIDTLINLLEQGISLMDAVQKADLINTIISFGMDQLPKIQALWPIIEKLTSERTLNLIQNLDLDSMFNALEALTPMMKQLTSDRAIKIIQQFDIASTLGALESAMPLLKKLTDEKTVKTLTQIDVNSLLTLTNKLVELQKSGSLDRLMQLLEILSDPQFVNGLVMVMDKFSKAFKAWINDIPNVKPAGTMQLLRIGSDKDAGYALGLMIELAKEIGRTFKS from the coding sequence ATGAGTACAACAACAATTGACCCACTTGAGGAATTATTAAAACCGGAAAATTTGAACAAGTTGTCTAAAATAGTTGATGCTTTACCCGCAATAGAGAAGGTAACTAATAAGATAGTAGAAATGGATAAGAAGGGACAAGTAGATTTCGTACTATCATTATTTGACCAAACTATCTCAATACTGGATGCTGTTCAGAAGGCTGATCTAATAAATACAATAATCTCATTCGGAATGGACCAGTTACCAAAAATACAAGCACTATGGCCAATAATAGAAAAACTAACAAGCGAAAGATCAATAGAACTCTTAACGCAAATTGACATAGATTCGTCTCTCGTTGCATTAGAGAAACTAACCCCAGTGATTAAGAAGCTTACAAGCGAAAAGGCGTTAAAAATACTTGATCAAATAGATTATGATTCTCTGATTAATAGTACTTCGAGGTTAGTTCCAATTCTTTCGAAATTCGCAGATGAGAAAACTGTAAAGATAATTGAAAGTTTGGATATTGACACATTACTTAACGTAGCCTCTAAGATGACACCGACTTTGAACAAACTTGCAACTATAATGGATGAGATGTATAATAAAGGACAAATTGACACATTAATCAACTTACTCGAACAAGGTATTTCGCTGATGGATGCTGTTCAGAAGGCTGATCTAATAAATACAATAATCTCATTCGGAATGGACCAGTTACCAAAAATACAAGCACTATGGCCAATAATAGAAAAACTAACAAGCGAAAGAACTCTCAACTTAATACAAAACCTAGACCTAGACTCCATGTTTAATGCCCTAGAAGCCTTAACGCCAATGATGAAACAGTTAACTAGTGATAGGGCAATAAAGATTATTCAACAGTTCGACATAGCATCGACTCTTGGAGCATTAGAGTCTGCAATGCCATTATTAAAGAAGTTAACAGATGAGAAAACAGTTAAGACACTAACCCAGATAGATGTCAACTCACTACTCACATTGACCAATAAATTAGTTGAACTACAGAAATCTGGTAGTTTAGATAGACTAATGCAGTTATTAGAAATTCTGTCAGATCCACAATTCGTTAACGGTTTAGTAATGGTAATGGATAAGTTCTCTAAAGCGTTTAAAGCGTGGATTAATGATATACCAAACGTAAAACCAGCTGGAACAATGCAACTATTGAGAATTGGGAGCGATAAAGACGCTGGCTATGCTTTAGGATTAATGATAGAATTAGCTAAAGAGATAGGCAGAACTTTTAAATCTTGA
- a CDS encoding thioredoxin family protein: MSYDYVIKQYLSAIKAKEGNIKIQECKGEELFYQFKDFVNVETIQDCNRPFAKVIKDNRIYFTYYGIPIVNELWPFLNSLIRISNNVVNLDEKELELAKKIKGNVKLFVTPDCTKCPITAEFLYQVAQINENVELEIYDVTEYEEEKEKYRVLSVPKIVFNSRVEIPGGFPSIVILKMMLRALQE, translated from the coding sequence ATGAGCTATGATTACGTTATCAAGCAATATCTAAGTGCTATCAAGGCGAAAGAAGGAAATATAAAGATACAAGAGTGTAAAGGAGAGGAATTGTTTTATCAGTTTAAAGATTTTGTTAACGTAGAAACAATCCAGGACTGTAACAGACCCTTTGCGAAGGTCATTAAGGACAACAGAATTTACTTCACATATTACGGGATACCCATAGTAAACGAGTTATGGCCATTTCTTAATTCATTAATTAGAATTTCTAATAACGTGGTCAATTTAGATGAGAAGGAGTTAGAATTAGCTAAGAAGATTAAGGGTAACGTTAAGCTTTTCGTAACTCCAGATTGCACTAAATGTCCAATTACGGCTGAGTTTCTATATCAAGTTGCTCAAATAAATGAAAATGTTGAGCTAGAAATCTACGATGTTACAGAATATGAGGAAGAAAAGGAAAAGTATAGGGTTTTGAGCGTACCTAAGATAGTATTTAATAGCCGTGTAGAAATACCAGGTGGATTTCCTTCTATTGTTATCCTTAAAATGATGCTAAGAGCTCTTCAAGAGTAG
- a CDS encoding NAD(P)/FAD-dependent oxidoreductase — MRYDVVVIGGGTAGYIAGSILARKGKRTLVIEKKKFGGVCVNSGCVPSIFLFDVTFLLTRLKEVAYYLGLEGKVEYRNALQKRNEIVEYLSNAGKKLIEDAGGETEIGEAEIISPNEIKINEKVVEFDKLIIATGSKPKIPNIKGIEYAISEDEAVNLNEIPESMVIIGGGYAGVEIAQFFSRLGSTITLLSKATILPNLSEDARRSVRDSLEFDGVNLVENVQINRIHGEGVFTNKGEFHGEIIVYATGREPQLPKGVEKIGLYTNECGVIVNEYKQAKGNIYAIGDVTNKERKTAHSAIFDAVVASLHIMDEKSLLHKINGYKIPQVLYTDPQVGIVGEEKDANKFSIFYFNATTRAIINGIRDGYVKIGINKNGEIVFGEVIGDKSEELINILTLAINSKIKVENLALMPFVHPSLSEAIVNTAKGFFDMDVDRYRRTNDKT, encoded by the coding sequence ATGAGATACGATGTCGTGGTAATAGGTGGGGGGACTGCAGGCTATATTGCAGGAAGTATATTAGCAAGAAAGGGTAAAAGAACATTAGTCATAGAGAAGAAGAAGTTTGGGGGCGTATGCGTAAATTCTGGCTGTGTTCCAAGTATTTTTCTTTTTGATGTAACTTTTTTGTTGACTAGGCTCAAAGAGGTTGCCTATTACTTAGGATTAGAAGGAAAAGTTGAATATAGAAACGCTCTCCAGAAGAGAAATGAGATAGTAGAATATCTTTCAAATGCGGGGAAAAAACTTATTGAGGATGCTGGTGGCGAAACAGAAATAGGAGAGGCTGAAATTATTTCACCTAATGAAATAAAGATAAATGAAAAAGTCGTAGAATTTGACAAACTAATTATAGCAACTGGATCTAAGCCTAAAATACCCAACATAAAGGGTATAGAGTATGCTATTAGTGAAGATGAAGCGGTTAATTTGAATGAAATACCAGAATCTATGGTGATTATAGGCGGAGGTTACGCTGGAGTGGAAATAGCGCAGTTCTTCTCCAGACTAGGTTCAACCATTACATTATTATCTAAAGCTACAATATTGCCTAATCTTTCAGAGGACGCTAGAAGATCAGTTAGAGATTCGTTAGAATTTGATGGAGTCAATTTAGTAGAGAATGTGCAAATTAATAGAATACATGGCGAGGGAGTTTTCACTAACAAGGGAGAGTTTCATGGGGAGATAATAGTTTATGCCACTGGCAGAGAGCCACAACTTCCAAAGGGTGTTGAAAAAATTGGCTTATATACTAATGAATGTGGAGTGATTGTTAATGAATACAAACAAGCAAAGGGAAATATTTATGCAATAGGTGACGTTACCAATAAGGAAAGAAAAACCGCTCACTCTGCAATTTTTGACGCAGTAGTAGCATCATTACATATAATGGATGAAAAATCTCTCCTACATAAAATAAATGGATATAAGATACCTCAAGTATTATATACAGACCCTCAAGTTGGTATAGTAGGCGAGGAGAAAGATGCTAATAAATTTTCGATTTTTTACTTTAATGCAACGACTAGGGCAATAATCAATGGCATAAGAGATGGTTATGTCAAGATAGGAATAAATAAAAATGGCGAGATAGTTTTCGGAGAGGTAATTGGGGATAAGTCTGAAGAGTTGATTAATATTCTGACATTAGCAATTAACAGTAAAATTAAAGTTGAAAATTTGGCCTTAATGCCATTTGTCCATCCATCGCTATCTGAGGCGATAGTTAACACAGCAAAGGGCTTTTTTGATATGGACGTAGATAGGTATAGGAGAACAAATGACAAAACTTGA
- a CDS encoding DsrE family protein, translating to MAQAQTQSQEEEQKKKILIVVTHGPEDLDRTYAPLFMASIAASMEYETSVFFMIKGPKLLDKKWQEEERKKGNNPFIRFFDMAKDNGVKMYVCIQSLKDMCHMKEDDVVEGVELVGGSTLIDLTMDADRTLFF from the coding sequence ATGGCCCAGGCTCAGACTCAAAGCCAAGAAGAAGAACAAAAAAAGAAAATACTGATTGTTGTTACACATGGCCCAGAAGATTTAGATAGGACTTACGCACCCTTGTTTATGGCATCAATAGCAGCTTCAATGGAATACGAAACCTCAGTTTTCTTCATGATAAAGGGGCCTAAACTATTGGATAAGAAATGGCAAGAGGAAGAGAGGAAAAAGGGTAACAATCCATTTATCCGATTCTTTGACATGGCAAAAGATAATGGAGTAAAAATGTACGTCTGCATACAAAGTTTAAAGGATATGTGCCACATGAAAGAAGATGATGTAGTAGAAGGTGTAGAACTAGTAGGCGGGTCAACACTAATTGATTTAACAATGGATGCTGATAGGACACTATTCTTCTAA
- a CDS encoding DsrE/DsrF/DrsH-like family protein, producing MTEEKKKKLSIIVFSGTIDKLMPVGILTSGAAASGYEVNLFFTFWGLQAITKRSLNSQQPPQIDKNYEQMGPVMMQKMRDMKFPMWHQLVQQAKEVGEVKVFACSTTMEFFGIKREDLAEFVDDVVGVATFLDRAEGGITLFI from the coding sequence GTGACTGAAGAAAAGAAGAAAAAACTCTCTATAATAGTCTTTTCCGGTACCATAGATAAATTAATGCCAGTGGGCATTCTTACGTCAGGAGCAGCAGCATCTGGGTATGAGGTCAATTTATTCTTCACATTCTGGGGATTACAAGCAATTACAAAAAGGAGCTTAAATAGCCAGCAACCACCCCAGATTGATAAAAACTACGAGCAAATGGGCCCGGTAATGATGCAAAAGATGCGAGACATGAAATTCCCAATGTGGCATCAACTAGTTCAACAGGCCAAGGAAGTCGGCGAAGTTAAAGTTTTTGCTTGCTCCACAACTATGGAATTCTTTGGTATAAAAAGAGAGGACCTAGCAGAGTTTGTAGATGATGTAGTAGGAGTTGCTACATTTTTAGATAGAGCAGAAGGGGGAATAACATTATTTATTTAA
- a CDS encoding sulfurtransferase TusA family protein — translation MSQEVRIAKTLDVRGMYCPGPVLETAKAIKQINVGEVLEVLATDPAAKPDIEAWARRTGNQIVDIQQQGGATRILIKRMK, via the coding sequence ATGTCTCAAGAGGTTAGGATTGCTAAGACGTTAGATGTTAGGGGTATGTATTGTCCTGGTCCAGTTTTGGAGACTGCTAAGGCTATTAAGCAGATTAATGTGGGTGAGGTTCTTGAGGTTTTGGCTACTGATCCAGCTGCAAAACCAGATATTGAGGCTTGGGCTAGGAGGACTGGAAATCAAATAGTTGACATACAACAGCAAGGAGGAGCGACAAGAATATTAATAAAAAGAATGAAGTAA
- a CDS encoding 4Fe-4S dicluster domain-containing protein, producing MATKTILPPLPDDPRFLDMSYEVQDSLPEEERNLLSNLKPEERELAIKFWEAVKSDFRFNEYLRGCLNCGVCTSSCPAAKFYDFGPREMIQYMMRDSVDKIWEFVNKKVWACVQCYTCSMRCPFNNEIAGLIMLLREYAVKFGLQSAKEVLAPYRRVLLTVITMGNQVTPDMIQPEAFPDWGPQAVEESKNMDVYRKAVPVDLLQRTDIGWHASLQTAVEMMTIFIEAGVLDSLKNVDKDLYDMIMDIYEERKQQLEEIKEKWEKGELKEEDLPDSWLEL from the coding sequence ATGGCAACTAAGACTATATTGCCCCCTTTACCAGACGATCCTAGATTCTTAGATATGTCATATGAAGTTCAAGATTCGCTACCGGAAGAGGAAAGAAACTTATTAAGCAATCTTAAACCTGAAGAGAGGGAACTAGCAATAAAATTCTGGGAGGCAGTAAAAAGTGATTTCAGGTTTAATGAGTATTTAAGAGGTTGTCTTAACTGCGGTGTTTGTACCTCGTCATGTCCAGCTGCTAAGTTTTATGATTTCGGCCCAAGAGAAATGATACAATATATGATGAGAGATTCTGTTGATAAAATATGGGAGTTTGTAAATAAGAAAGTTTGGGCTTGTGTTCAATGTTATACATGTTCGATGAGATGCCCATTTAATAATGAAATTGCAGGTTTAATAATGTTATTAAGAGAGTATGCGGTAAAGTTCGGACTACAATCTGCTAAAGAAGTATTAGCCCCTTACAGAAGAGTGTTATTGACAGTGATCACTATGGGAAATCAAGTTACCCCAGATATGATTCAGCCAGAGGCCTTCCCAGACTGGGGACCACAAGCGGTAGAAGAGTCTAAAAACATGGACGTTTATAGAAAGGCAGTTCCGGTTGATTTGTTGCAGAGGACTGATATAGGTTGGCATGCTTCTTTACAAACTGCAGTGGAGATGATGACTATATTCATTGAGGCTGGAGTTCTGGATTCGTTAAAGAACGTAGATAAGGATTTATATGATATGATAATGGATATTTACGAGGAAAGGAAGCAACAATTAGAGGAAATTAAGGAGAAATGGGAGAAAGGAGAATTAAAAGAAGAGGATCTTCCAGATAGCTGGCTTGAATTATAA
- a CDS encoding heterodisulfide reductase-related iron-sulfur binding cluster: protein MLSQEEQIEKAVQEAFPMSDSIDWNEVYQRIIYRYSTPHGLQHVKEEMYKLEDKGEIIIHHVKPYNNPVDAQTLNGFPKKIPTTKLWHHKSCGQCGHIPGYPTSVFWMMNKLEIDYLDEPHQTSCTGWNYHASGASNPVALAGVYVRNMWRAYETGYFPLIHCGTSFGHYKEVRNMIILHKEIRDKLRPIMRKLDMDIVIPEEVVHYSEWLYVMSKKAAQQKKYNLDNIKAAVHTPCHVYKLVPEDTIYDPEVYQGRRPAAPSGTVQNFGAKLVDYSTWWDCCGFGFRHILTEREFSRSFALFKKVIPAVEEGNADVFVTSDTGCVTTLDKSQWAGKAHGFNYNLPVLADAQFAALAMGADPYIIAQIHWHATDVEGFLRKIGVPVDDYKEKFVQYLQDLREGKAEPQYLYPKHRKIDFYLSLPDRVKWYKKDTPK, encoded by the coding sequence ATTTTGAGCCAAGAGGAGCAAATAGAGAAGGCTGTCCAAGAAGCTTTTCCCATGTCTGATTCAATAGATTGGAATGAGGTATACCAGAGGATAATTTATAGGTATAGTACACCTCACGGTTTACAGCATGTTAAAGAGGAGATGTATAAACTAGAAGACAAGGGAGAGATCATAATTCATCATGTAAAACCTTACAATAACCCAGTTGATGCTCAGACTCTAAATGGATTTCCTAAGAAAATACCCACAACTAAATTGTGGCATCATAAGAGTTGCGGGCAATGTGGGCATATTCCCGGCTATCCCACCTCAGTCTTTTGGATGATGAATAAATTAGAGATAGATTACTTAGATGAACCACATCAAACCTCATGTACTGGATGGAATTATCACGCTTCTGGAGCATCGAATCCAGTAGCCTTAGCTGGAGTATATGTAAGGAATATGTGGAGAGCGTACGAAACTGGATACTTCCCGTTAATACATTGTGGAACTTCATTTGGTCATTATAAAGAAGTAAGAAACATGATAATTCTACATAAGGAAATAAGGGACAAGTTAAGGCCAATAATGAGAAAGTTAGATATGGATATCGTTATACCGGAGGAAGTTGTTCATTACTCTGAATGGTTATATGTAATGAGTAAGAAGGCTGCGCAACAAAAGAAGTACAATTTAGATAATATAAAAGCCGCAGTACATACTCCATGCCATGTTTATAAGTTGGTTCCAGAAGATACCATTTATGATCCTGAAGTTTATCAAGGAAGAAGACCTGCTGCACCTTCTGGAACTGTACAAAACTTCGGCGCTAAGCTAGTTGACTATTCTACATGGTGGGATTGTTGTGGATTTGGTTTCAGACATATTTTGACTGAAAGAGAATTCAGTAGAAGTTTTGCACTATTTAAGAAGGTTATACCAGCGGTAGAGGAAGGGAATGCTGACGTTTTTGTCACTTCAGACACTGGATGTGTTACTACATTGGATAAAAGCCAGTGGGCTGGAAAGGCTCATGGCTTCAATTATAACTTACCAGTACTGGCTGATGCACAGTTTGCAGCTTTAGCGATGGGAGCAGATCCATATATAATTGCGCAAATTCATTGGCATGCAACTGATGTAGAGGGTTTCTTAAGGAAGATAGGCGTGCCAGTAGATGACTATAAGGAAAAGTTCGTTCAGTATCTGCAAGATTTAAGGGAAGGTAAAGCAGAGCCTCAATATTTATATCCAAAGCATAGGAAGATTGACTTCTATCTATCACTTCCAGATAGAGTAAAATGGTATAAGAAGGATACGCCAAAGTAA
- a CDS encoding CoB--CoM heterodisulfide reductase iron-sulfur subunit A family protein translates to MADKSVMVIGAGPAGLSASKELANLGVNVILVEREAFLGGTPKKLKYSLLFPELRPASEVLDPLIKSVQENGNVRIHTESIVDSVKSTSDGFEVGIKDKKGQIKVEKVNAIIAASGFEHFDSRRKYEYGYGIIPNIYQISDIEGMLHDNKLVTTKGTPPKRVAILLCVGSRDATVGNTYCSRVCCAISIKQAMEIKQRIPDAIVHIYYMDIRTYGLMEDKLYWKAQLDYRIGFIRGRISEFMRGPNDTVIIKGEDTMNLNRALAVPYDMVILANGMELGLGSKQVAKVLGLELEEHGFVKPLDPDRLPVQSTKKGIFLAGAITGPKTISDSITEGYAAAMKAYEYVTHGIWEESDFGRKTEEMKVVHH, encoded by the coding sequence GTGGCAGATAAATCTGTTATGGTTATAGGAGCCGGACCTGCAGGTCTTTCTGCAAGTAAGGAGTTAGCTAACTTGGGAGTTAACGTTATTCTCGTAGAAAGAGAAGCCTTTCTAGGTGGAACTCCAAAAAAACTTAAGTATAGTTTATTATTCCCAGAGTTAAGACCAGCTTCCGAGGTATTAGATCCATTAATTAAATCTGTTCAAGAGAACGGCAACGTAAGGATTCATACTGAAAGTATAGTGGACTCTGTAAAGTCAACATCTGATGGTTTCGAGGTAGGTATAAAAGATAAGAAGGGACAGATAAAAGTAGAAAAAGTTAACGCGATAATTGCAGCTTCTGGTTTTGAACATTTCGATTCAAGAAGAAAATATGAATATGGTTATGGGATAATTCCTAATATCTATCAAATATCTGATATAGAAGGAATGCTTCACGATAATAAGCTAGTAACTACTAAAGGTACCCCTCCAAAAAGAGTTGCTATATTATTATGTGTGGGTTCTAGAGATGCAACAGTAGGAAATACGTACTGTTCTAGGGTATGTTGTGCCATTTCAATAAAGCAAGCTATGGAAATTAAGCAAAGGATTCCAGATGCTATAGTGCATATCTACTACATGGATATAAGAACATATGGATTAATGGAAGATAAATTGTATTGGAAAGCACAATTAGATTATAGGATAGGATTCATCAGAGGGAGAATTTCGGAATTCATGAGAGGTCCAAATGATACTGTGATAATAAAAGGAGAAGATACAATGAATTTGAATAGGGCATTAGCAGTACCCTATGATATGGTTATACTAGCTAATGGCATGGAATTAGGATTAGGTTCTAAACAAGTGGCTAAGGTATTAGGATTAGAGCTTGAAGAACATGGTTTCGTTAAGCCACTAGATCCAGATAGATTGCCCGTTCAATCAACCAAAAAGGGAATATTCTTAGCAGGAGCAATTACTGGACCTAAAACAATATCCGATTCCATAACTGAAGGGTATGCTGCTGCCATGAAAGCTTATGAATATGTCACGCATGGGATATGGGAAGAATCTGATTTTGGAAGGAAAACTGAAGAAATGAAGGTGGTACATCATTAA
- a CDS encoding 4Fe-4S dicluster domain-containing protein, translated as MPIPEIEKPIIKGLIQKDKVIVDGVELDGTWNAFMIERTQTGYDPTVWDEIANTLEGVTISACWQCGTCTSGCTMREYDPNYSPRRFIDLARKGDKQALIELQDSLWRCVSCQKCTHRCPKGVLVEEVVHSIHHYLLKHGLVKKDPGTIFDELFLQTVIKNGGRISELALGAAAAKAGMVTLSLKDLINMSAAILKGGLIKDLLKPNKVKDWDRIQKVLEEAMKEEVVPE; from the coding sequence TTGCCAATTCCTGAAATAGAAAAACCCATAATTAAAGGTCTTATTCAAAAAGATAAAGTAATAGTAGACGGTGTAGAGTTAGATGGAACTTGGAATGCGTTCATGATAGAGCGAACGCAGACAGGTTACGATCCTACAGTATGGGATGAAATAGCTAATACTTTAGAAGGAGTTACAATAAGTGCATGTTGGCAATGCGGAACCTGTACATCTGGATGTACAATGAGGGAGTATGATCCAAACTATAGTCCAAGAAGGTTCATAGATTTGGCCAGAAAAGGCGATAAACAAGCTCTTATTGAACTTCAAGATTCGCTTTGGAGATGTGTATCTTGTCAAAAGTGCACTCACAGATGTCCTAAAGGCGTTCTAGTAGAGGAGGTTGTACATTCTATTCACCATTATTTACTGAAACATGGATTAGTTAAGAAAGATCCTGGTACAATTTTTGACGAGTTATTCCTACAAACCGTAATCAAAAACGGTGGAAGGATCTCAGAATTAGCATTAGGTGCGGCTGCGGCAAAAGCTGGTATGGTCACTCTAAGTCTAAAGGACTTAATTAACATGAGTGCGGCTATATTAAAAGGTGGTCTAATAAAAGACTTATTAAAACCAAATAAGGTAAAAGATTGGGATAGAATACAAAAAGTATTAGAGGAAGCTATGAAGGAGGAGGTAGTTCCAGAATGA
- a CDS encoding CoB--CoM heterodisulfide reductase iron-sulfur subunit B family protein, protein MTLPTPYGKVAFYPGCALDGLGKAYDVSLKLVAQDLGIPLERIEDYNCCGALEVKNVNTMAGILLPARNLALAREMGADAVVSACPGCHYSLSRTQYYLTKYPKLREKTNMYLEKMGTKNYDLKLMLVHAVEYVYNTVGIEAIKAKVKRPLTGLKVAPYYGCLYVRPKSYTLAGYMKIRDDPERPFFMDEILKALGAEVVPFEAKTMCCGGPHVYSDAEVAIHLEARILKEAKRNGAEILVTDCPLGHVAIETNMEKIAQKYGEDLRMPLAYFSQLVAFAFGHSPEEALLTANITNPMSILKRYL, encoded by the coding sequence ATGACTTTGCCTACACCTTATGGTAAAGTAGCTTTCTATCCTGGTTGTGCACTTGATGGATTAGGTAAAGCTTATGACGTTTCATTAAAGTTAGTGGCACAAGATCTGGGAATTCCTTTAGAGAGGATTGAGGATTATAATTGTTGTGGTGCGTTAGAGGTAAAGAATGTAAATACGATGGCTGGAATACTATTACCTGCAAGGAATTTAGCATTAGCAAGAGAAATGGGAGCGGATGCTGTAGTTTCCGCTTGTCCAGGCTGTCACTATTCCTTATCTAGAACCCAATATTATCTAACTAAATACCCCAAATTAAGAGAAAAGACTAATATGTACTTAGAAAAAATGGGTACTAAGAATTACGATCTTAAATTAATGCTTGTTCATGCAGTGGAATATGTTTATAATACAGTAGGAATTGAGGCGATAAAAGCTAAGGTCAAGAGACCGTTAACAGGATTAAAAGTAGCTCCATATTATGGTTGCCTATATGTGAGACCAAAATCGTACACATTAGCAGGATATATGAAAATAAGGGATGATCCAGAACGGCCATTCTTCATGGACGAGATACTGAAAGCATTAGGTGCGGAGGTAGTACCATTTGAAGCTAAAACTATGTGTTGTGGTGGTCCACACGTTTACTCAGACGCTGAAGTTGCAATACATCTGGAGGCAAGAATACTAAAGGAGGCTAAGAGGAATGGAGCTGAAATATTAGTAACCGATTGTCCATTGGGTCATGTGGCTATTGAGACTAACATGGAGAAGATAGCTCAGAAATATGGAGAAGATCTTAGAATGCCATTAGCGTACTTCTCACAATTGGTAGCGTTTGCATTCGGTCATAGCCCAGAAGAGGCATTACTCACAGCAAATATTACTAACCCAATGTCTATACTCAAAAGATATTTGTAG
- a CDS encoding MFS transporter: MIKNRNEVLKISFSAFFADLGYQAVVASFPIVFVIIFKAPIPLYGLAEALNYGLGTGMAYLGGILGDRFGRKKIAIIGNSLILFVSLMGLSRDYIQALLFFMIGWWFRNFRSPPRRAMLAEVTSPQERSEAFGILHSLDIAGALLAIVYLTILLYLHVPIFTILLFTSIPLVISTLFLSRVKAGKRNDNKKNIQSISNKKVFWTIIFSTMFFGFSQYSFGFPILTTAEITGKDYLGILAYGVFLGASSLFGYLFGKVNLGELTSLAFLGYLIGAISSLGFAFLSGIGLASLYPLSFLMGIGVASTETFEPTIISKVVKSESYGESMGYLSAGRSIGIFLGNVIMGLLYQISYTYAYVFASIMSLISFTLVLSLIIRK; the protein is encoded by the coding sequence ATGATAAAAAATAGAAATGAGGTTCTTAAGATCTCATTTTCGGCATTCTTCGCTGATTTAGGGTATCAGGCAGTAGTAGCTTCATTTCCAATTGTGTTTGTGATAATATTTAAAGCACCCATACCTTTGTATGGTTTAGCAGAGGCGTTAAATTATGGTCTTGGGACTGGTATGGCTTATCTTGGAGGCATATTGGGCGATAGATTTGGGAGAAAAAAGATAGCTATAATTGGAAATTCTTTAATCTTATTTGTATCACTTATGGGTCTCTCAAGAGACTACATTCAAGCGTTATTATTTTTCATGATAGGATGGTGGTTTAGGAATTTTAGATCTCCTCCTAGAAGAGCAATGTTAGCAGAGGTAACTTCACCTCAGGAAAGATCAGAAGCGTTCGGAATCCTACATTCATTAGATATCGCAGGTGCGTTGCTAGCTATAGTCTATCTTACAATTCTCTTATATCTTCACGTCCCAATATTTACCATTCTTTTATTCACATCAATTCCTCTCGTTATATCTACGTTGTTTTTAAGTAGAGTAAAAGCGGGTAAGAGAAATGATAATAAGAAGAACATACAATCGATCAGCAATAAAAAGGTGTTTTGGACTATAATTTTCTCCACAATGTTCTTTGGATTTAGCCAATACAGTTTTGGATTCCCTATACTTACAACTGCAGAAATTACTGGTAAAGACTATTTAGGGATACTTGCCTATGGTGTTTTCCTAGGTGCCTCATCATTATTTGGATATCTATTTGGAAAAGTTAACTTAGGTGAACTAACTAGTTTAGCATTTTTAGGATATCTTATAGGCGCTATTTCCTCACTGGGTTTCGCATTTTTGTCCGGAATAGGCTTAGCCTCATTATATCCATTGTCTTTCCTTATGGGAATTGGCGTAGCTTCCACAGAAACTTTCGAACCAACAATAATATCTAAAGTAGTGAAATCAGAAAGCTACGGAGAGAGTATGGGCTATTTGTCGGCGGGGAGAAGTATAGGGATATTCCTCGGCAATGTAATCATGGGCTTATTATATCAGATAAGTTACACTTATGCGTATGTATTCGCGTCAATAATGTCACTGATATCCTTTACGTTAGTACTAAGTTTAATCATAAGAAAATAG